In a genomic window of Nitrospira sp. CR1.1:
- a CDS encoding flagellar biosynthesis protein FlgM, translating into MRWQGQRESQNIEDRRGMGAARSGAGIGLGGLVLVLAVSFLTGTNPLSLLNLLTGVQEITGPAEPDRQGPTGAPSDSLGKFASVVLADTEDTWRALLPQMGSAYEDPQLVLFTGAVRSACGTASAAVGPFYCPGDHKVYLDLSFFQELARRLGAPGDFAQAYVIAHEIGHHVQNLLGIAGQVTRAQQRSSPAERNALSVRMELQADCFAGVWGYHARQNRQLIEPGDFEDGLHAAAAIGDDRLQQMGQGHVQPESWTHGSSEQRVAWLRRGLQSGDPQVCDTFAGGRS; encoded by the coding sequence ATGCGATGGCAAGGCCAGCGGGAGAGTCAGAACATCGAGGATCGTCGAGGCATGGGTGCGGCTCGTTCAGGCGCGGGCATAGGGTTGGGCGGGCTCGTGTTAGTCCTGGCCGTCAGCTTTCTCACGGGGACCAATCCACTCTCCCTCCTCAATCTCCTCACCGGCGTGCAGGAGATCACCGGTCCGGCTGAACCAGACCGCCAGGGACCAACCGGTGCGCCAAGCGACAGCCTGGGGAAGTTCGCCTCCGTAGTCCTGGCCGATACGGAAGACACCTGGCGCGCGCTGCTCCCGCAAATGGGCAGCGCCTATGAAGACCCGCAGCTGGTGCTCTTCACGGGGGCCGTGCGGTCCGCCTGCGGGACCGCCTCCGCCGCCGTGGGCCCCTTCTACTGTCCCGGCGATCACAAGGTCTATCTGGATCTCTCGTTTTTTCAGGAATTGGCCCGGCGGCTCGGTGCGCCGGGCGACTTTGCCCAGGCCTATGTGATCGCACATGAGATCGGACACCATGTTCAGAATCTGCTCGGCATCGCCGGCCAGGTGACTCGTGCGCAACAACGCAGCTCCCCTGCTGAACGCAATGCACTGTCTGTCCGGATGGAATTACAAGCCGATTGTTTTGCGGGTGTGTGGGGATACCATGCCAGACAGAATCGCCAGCTCATCGAACCCGGCGATTTTGAGGACGGGCTGCACGCCGCCGCGGCTATTGGCGACGATCGCCTTCAGCAAATGGGGCAAGGTCACGTGCAACCGGAGAGCTGGACGCACGGATCATCCGAGCAACGGGTGGCATGGCTCCGGCGCGGTCTCCAGTCAGGCGATCCTCAGGTATGCGATACCTTTGCAGGCGGGCGATCCTAG